One region of Exiguobacterium acetylicum genomic DNA includes:
- a CDS encoding cyclase: protein MRITQSSIVVDQTNVSYDHFQMRSKQVCFLISGASYLYDHPYFYYSRMALLARGIDVICIHYVTEELFSMTDAESNMCMTRRVDAVVSEVLATNSYENVQFIAKSLGTIPLAALLAKPNLQTARFVFLTPVLETEVVEQIANSSQTGLLVIGTADKFYDEAALETCRTSQLTIDVIEGANHSLDQGFEVDPSLAILGHVVRQIEANLFEPLPK from the coding sequence ATGCGCATTACACAATCATCTATCGTCGTCGATCAGACGAACGTTTCATATGATCATTTTCAAATGAGATCCAAACAGGTCTGCTTCTTGATTTCGGGAGCATCGTACCTATACGATCATCCTTACTTTTACTACAGTCGAATGGCATTACTAGCACGAGGCATCGATGTCATCTGTATTCACTATGTGACAGAAGAGCTCTTTTCGATGACAGACGCAGAATCGAATATGTGCATGACGCGCCGGGTCGACGCCGTCGTCTCAGAAGTGCTTGCGACGAATTCGTATGAAAACGTTCAGTTCATTGCGAAGTCGTTAGGAACGATTCCGTTAGCGGCATTGCTTGCTAAGCCGAATCTACAGACAGCACGCTTCGTCTTCTTAACACCCGTTCTTGAAACCGAAGTGGTCGAACAAATCGCCAATTCGTCACAAACTGGACTCCTTGTCATCGGAACAGCCGATAAGTTTTATGATGAAGCGGCACTTGAAACGTGTCGCACCTCACAACTGACGATTGATGTCATCGAAGGAGCGAATCATTCCCTAGATCAAGGATTCGAGGTCGATCCATCGCTTGCGATCCTCGGACACGTCGTTCGTCAAATCGAAGCCAATTTGTTCGAACCACTACCTAAGTAA
- the kynB gene encoding arylformamidase — MTRWIDVSQPLDRHVTTWPGDTPFEATLTWNKADTGSVNVGKVTMSLHTGTHVDAPFHFDDAGQKIIDLDPDLYIGHARVIYLPGRTEITAADLDGFELNDVQRLIIKTDGWMDKSTFPETIPVLTPSLAERLGELGISLIGLDLPSVDAIDSKEMAAHHVLAQHGVHILEGLVLDAITPGDYHLNAVPLPLVDGDGSPVRALLRPY, encoded by the coding sequence ATGACACGATGGATTGATGTTTCACAACCACTTGATCGCCACGTCACGACGTGGCCGGGAGATACACCGTTTGAAGCGACATTGACATGGAATAAGGCAGACACCGGTTCCGTCAACGTCGGAAAGGTAACGATGAGTCTGCATACTGGCACTCATGTCGACGCGCCGTTTCATTTTGACGATGCCGGACAAAAAATCATCGATCTTGATCCGGATCTCTACATCGGACATGCGCGCGTCATTTACTTACCAGGTCGTACAGAAATCACAGCCGCTGATTTAGACGGCTTTGAGCTAAATGATGTCCAGCGCTTGATCATCAAAACGGATGGTTGGATGGACAAATCAACTTTCCCAGAAACGATTCCCGTCTTGACGCCAAGTCTTGCTGAGCGTCTCGGAGAACTCGGGATTTCGCTGATTGGTCTCGACTTACCAAGCGTCGATGCGATCGATAGCAAGGAAATGGCAGCCCATCACGTACTGGCGCAGCATGGAGTCCATATCCTTGAAGGACTCGTTCTCGATGCGATCACGCCTGGTGATTACCACCTCAACGCCGTCCCACTCCCGCTCGTCGATGGCGACGGTAGTCCCGTCCGTGCCTTACTTCGTCCATACTAA
- a CDS encoding amino acid permease: MEQPTELRRELKTRQLTMIAMGCAIGTGLFLGSGLAIGLAGPSVLISYAVGAFIVLLLMGCLAEMTVAHPTSGSFGTIAERYISPYAGFLVRYSYWIANVLAIGVEVSAIAIYMKYWFPDVPGVVWILVFAAALIYINATTVNTFATFEYWFSVIKISAILLFILLGAYLVIGSPSPEIGPQNFTNDGGFMPFGFSGLWIAIFISLFSFLGTELIAVTAGEAKDPDVAVPKALKATVFRLSTFYVVTIALMLMIVPWQQAGGVDQSPFVKVMEMLSIPYAGGIMNFIILTAALSAMNSQLYASTRMMYSLSKATYAPKVFGRLNRKGVPLFALALSTLGIFLAAIISSQSSVSYPFMMGISMFGAIFTWFMIFISHLYFRKAWEREGGRTLPVRMMGYPYLTALGALLLFALVLTTWFTDFQIVLKFGVPWLVFLSIAYFFWKRAHPEQPQTAEKRKLN, translated from the coding sequence ATGGAACAACCTACTGAACTACGGCGTGAACTCAAGACACGCCAACTCACGATGATTGCGATGGGCTGTGCGATCGGAACCGGTCTTTTCCTCGGAAGTGGGCTTGCGATCGGACTTGCCGGACCGAGTGTTCTGATCAGTTACGCAGTCGGTGCCTTCATCGTCCTACTTTTAATGGGCTGTCTCGCTGAAATGACGGTTGCCCATCCGACATCTGGCTCGTTCGGTACGATTGCCGAACGATACATTAGTCCATATGCGGGTTTTCTCGTCCGCTATTCATACTGGATCGCAAATGTTCTTGCGATCGGCGTCGAAGTCAGTGCGATCGCCATCTATATGAAATACTGGTTCCCCGATGTTCCCGGGGTCGTCTGGATTCTCGTATTCGCTGCCGCGTTGATTTACATCAATGCCACGACAGTCAATACGTTCGCGACCTTCGAATACTGGTTCTCAGTCATTAAAATCAGTGCCATCTTGCTATTCATCCTGCTCGGTGCCTACTTGGTCATTGGTAGTCCAAGTCCTGAGATTGGTCCACAAAACTTCACGAACGACGGTGGTTTCATGCCGTTCGGCTTCTCAGGTCTCTGGATCGCGATCTTCATCTCTCTGTTCAGCTTCCTCGGCACGGAATTGATTGCTGTCACTGCCGGTGAAGCGAAGGACCCGGACGTCGCCGTACCGAAAGCATTAAAAGCGACGGTCTTCCGTCTCTCGACGTTTTATGTCGTCACGATTGCTTTGATGTTGATGATTGTCCCTTGGCAACAAGCGGGCGGTGTCGATCAAAGTCCGTTCGTTAAAGTAATGGAGATGCTATCGATTCCATATGCAGGCGGCATCATGAACTTCATCATCCTGACGGCAGCATTGTCTGCGATGAACAGTCAGCTCTATGCTTCGACACGGATGATGTATTCGTTATCGAAGGCAACGTATGCGCCAAAAGTATTTGGACGCTTGAATCGAAAAGGTGTACCGCTCTTCGCACTCGCCTTATCGACACTCGGCATTTTTCTCGCAGCGATCATCAGCAGTCAATCGAGCGTCTCTTATCCATTCATGATGGGGATTTCGATGTTCGGGGCGATTTTCACATGGTTCATGATTTTCATCTCCCATCTGTACTTCCGTAAAGCCTGGGAACGTGAAGGTGGACGGACGTTACCGGTTCGGATGATGGGCTATCCGTATCTGACTGCCCTCGGTGCATTGTTGTTATTCGCACTCGTCCTAACGACATGGTTCACGGATTTCCAAATCGTCTTGAAGTTTGGTGTACCGTGGTTAGTGTTCTTATCGATCGCCTATTTCTTCTGGAAACGGGCGCATCCGGAACAACCACAGACCGCTGAAAAACGAAAACTGAATTAA
- a CDS encoding TetR/AcrR family transcriptional regulator: MSSSQPEKIDKRHLRTVRTREKLLSAARDVFLEQGFQTATISQVIKQAGVGYGTAYVHFEGKDELLVVLMEDVMSRFHAIAERTFEPTTPLEAKERIVTQATDFLRLAEEERAILRIVEQAIGVSYIVRAKWKAIRERFIDRISQDIQYAQETGLARQDVDSKLVARGWFFANEMYLFEVVREEATATIEEIAHVLATIYTQGLYRIED; encoded by the coding sequence ATGTCATCTTCTCAACCAGAAAAAATCGATAAACGTCATCTGCGCACGGTGCGGACACGCGAAAAACTGTTGAGTGCGGCACGTGACGTCTTCTTAGAACAAGGGTTTCAAACGGCAACGATTTCACAAGTAATCAAACAAGCTGGCGTCGGCTACGGAACAGCCTATGTCCATTTCGAAGGGAAAGATGAGCTGCTCGTCGTCCTGATGGAAGATGTCATGAGCCGCTTCCACGCGATCGCGGAACGAACATTCGAACCGACGACGCCGCTAGAGGCAAAGGAACGCATCGTGACGCAAGCGACGGATTTCTTACGTCTCGCGGAAGAAGAACGAGCGATACTACGGATTGTCGAACAAGCAATCGGCGTGTCTTACATCGTCCGTGCGAAATGGAAAGCGATTCGGGAACGGTTCATTGATCGGATCAGTCAGGATATCCAGTATGCGCAGGAGACAGGACTTGCGCGGCAGGATGTCGACTCGAAACTCGTCGCCCGTGGTTGGTTCTTTGCGAATGAGATGTATTTATTCGAAGTCGTCCGCGAAGAGGCGACAGCGACGATCGAAGAGATTGCGCACGTCTTAGCGACGATTTATACGCAAGGACTCTACCGGATCGAGGATTGA
- the kynA gene encoding tryptophan 2,3-dioxygenase: MTKTDPTSIEASIQTDFKKDMSYGDYLQLDPLLTSQHRLSGHHDEMLFIIIHQTSELWMKLILHEMRAATQAVANDDLESSFKMLARISKIQHQLIQSWNVLSTLTPAEYLEFRDALGHSSGFQSYQNRQIEFALGFKNEQMLKVYAHDETLYPMMLEDLKTPSIYDETIRAMARHGLPIDQSVLERDVTQDWTPNASVEAAWASVYRDVEQYWDLYELGEKLLDIGSQQQMWRFNHMSTVERIIGQKPGTGGSSGVSYLRRVLDHRFFPELWSVRTTL; encoded by the coding sequence ATGACAAAGACAGATCCTACGTCTATTGAAGCATCGATTCAAACGGATTTTAAAAAAGATATGTCCTACGGGGATTATTTGCAACTAGATCCATTGCTTACGAGTCAACATCGCTTATCGGGGCATCATGACGAGATGCTGTTCATCATCATTCATCAAACGAGCGAACTCTGGATGAAGCTGATCCTGCATGAGATGCGAGCAGCGACGCAAGCGGTCGCAAACGATGATCTCGAATCATCGTTTAAGATGCTCGCACGTATCTCAAAGATTCAGCACCAGTTGATTCAGTCGTGGAATGTCTTGTCGACCTTGACCCCTGCCGAATATCTGGAATTCCGTGATGCGCTTGGGCACTCGTCCGGTTTCCAATCGTATCAAAACCGTCAAATCGAATTCGCGCTCGGTTTTAAGAATGAGCAGATGCTAAAAGTGTATGCGCATGACGAAACACTCTATCCGATGATGCTCGAAGACTTGAAGACACCAAGCATCTACGACGAAACGATCCGGGCGATGGCGCGCCATGGGCTACCGATCGACCAATCCGTCCTTGAGCGTGATGTCACGCAAGACTGGACGCCGAATGCAAGTGTCGAGGCGGCTTGGGCAAGCGTCTATCGGGATGTCGAACAATACTGGGATCTGTATGAGCTCGGTGAAAAACTACTTGATATCGGGAGCCAACAGCAGATGTGGCGCTTTAACCATATGAGTACCGTCGAACGGATCATCGGACAAAAGCCAGGAACGGGCGGTTCTTCTGGCGTCAGTTATCTACGACGTGTGCTCGACCACCGATTCTTCCCGGAACTGTGGTCAGTCCGCACGACATTATGA
- the kynU gene encoding kynureninase, which produces MTLQAKRSDAAARDEQDALAAYRDEFYLQPGSIYMDGNSLGLLSKRAEKTLLESLSDWKELGIDGWMKGRHPWFELSERLAALNAPLIGAQAEEVMVTGSTTVNLHQLVATFFQPTERRDKILADALTFPSDIYALQSQLRLRGLDPETHLVQVPSRDGRFLEEDDIIDAMTDDIALIVLPAVLYRSGQILDMERLTKAAHDRGILIGFDGCHSVGAVPHAFHDWGVDFAYWCNYKHLNGGPGTVGGLFVHERHFGTLPGLTGWFGSRKDKQFDMDHTMTPAAHAGAFQIGTPHVLSLAPQIGALEMFDEVGIEAVRTKSLALTQYMMELVEQELTPYGFVIGNPIDDKRRGAHLSLEHPEAARICKALKENRIIPDFRAPNIVRLAPVALYNTFTDVYDVVATLKRIMKDKEYERFANEREVVA; this is translated from the coding sequence ATGACACTGCAAGCAAAACGGAGCGACGCTGCTGCTCGGGACGAGCAAGATGCACTCGCCGCCTATCGTGATGAGTTTTATCTGCAACCGGGTAGTATCTATATGGACGGAAACTCGCTCGGCTTATTGTCGAAGCGTGCCGAGAAGACGTTGCTCGAGTCGCTATCAGACTGGAAAGAACTCGGGATCGATGGCTGGATGAAAGGACGTCATCCTTGGTTCGAATTATCGGAACGTCTCGCTGCTCTCAACGCTCCGCTCATCGGCGCACAAGCAGAAGAAGTCATGGTCACTGGTTCGACGACCGTCAATCTCCATCAACTCGTCGCGACATTCTTCCAACCAACAGAGAGACGAGACAAGATTTTAGCGGACGCGCTGACGTTCCCGTCAGACATCTATGCCCTCCAAAGTCAACTTCGCTTACGTGGACTGGATCCGGAGACACACCTCGTCCAAGTTCCGAGTCGGGACGGTCGCTTTTTAGAAGAAGACGATATCATTGATGCGATGACAGACGATATTGCGTTGATCGTCTTACCGGCCGTGCTTTACCGAAGCGGACAAATTCTCGACATGGAGCGTTTGACGAAGGCGGCACACGACCGTGGCATCCTGATTGGTTTTGATGGTTGTCATTCCGTCGGAGCCGTTCCCCACGCGTTCCATGACTGGGGCGTCGACTTTGCCTACTGGTGTAATTACAAACACTTGAACGGTGGTCCTGGAACGGTTGGTGGATTATTCGTTCACGAACGTCATTTCGGAACGTTGCCTGGTCTGACGGGCTGGTTTGGTTCGCGCAAGGATAAGCAGTTCGATATGGATCATACGATGACACCGGCGGCGCATGCCGGTGCCTTCCAGATCGGGACACCACACGTCTTAAGTCTTGCTCCACAAATCGGTGCATTAGAGATGTTTGACGAAGTCGGTATCGAAGCCGTTCGGACAAAATCACTCGCGTTGACGCAGTACATGATGGAACTCGTCGAGCAGGAACTCACACCGTACGGTTTCGTCATCGGAAATCCGATCGACGATAAACGCCGCGGGGCGCATCTCAGCCTCGAGCATCCGGAAGCAGCACGGATTTGTAAAGCACTCAAGGAAAATCGGATTATCCCTGATTTCCGGGCGCCAAACATCGTCCGTCTAGCACCCGTCGCGCTCTACAATACGTTTACCGATGTCTATGACGTCGTCGCGACACTCAAACGAATCATGAAAGATAAAGAATACGAACGTTTCGCGAATGAACGCGAAGTCGTTGCTTAA
- a CDS encoding DUF4385 domain-containing protein, whose protein sequence is MAFDYDLDFKTTDFRKEPEKYRVGRGEQGVLLVEPYKSEILPHWRFKTPDIAKESSEKIYEMYLAYKEDGDFVGMDMARKFIQMGHTRARRYANYKGGRKYKDKETKELHTREIDEEKAKSAAIFQEKWDLIRADEEYLELKRAHQKQYG, encoded by the coding sequence ATGGCGTTTGATTACGACCTCGATTTCAAGACGACGGATTTTCGTAAGGAGCCGGAAAAGTACCGGGTTGGACGCGGGGAGCAAGGGGTCTTACTCGTCGAACCTTACAAAAGTGAGATTTTGCCGCATTGGCGTTTCAAGACGCCGGACATTGCGAAGGAATCGTCTGAGAAAATTTATGAGATGTATTTAGCTTATAAAGAAGACGGGGACTTCGTCGGCATGGATATGGCACGGAAGTTCATTCAGATGGGACATACGCGCGCACGACGTTACGCGAACTATAAGGGTGGGCGTAAATATAAAGATAAAGAGACCAAAGAACTGCACACGCGCGAGATCGACGAAGAAAAAGCAAAATCTGCGGCCATCTTCCAAGAAAAATGGGATTTGATCCGGGCAGATGAAGAATATCTTGAACTTAAACGTGCGCATCAAAAGCAGTACGGATAA